The following are from one region of the Muntiacus reevesi chromosome 3, mMunRee1.1, whole genome shotgun sequence genome:
- the CCL20 gene encoding C-C motif chemokine 20 isoform X2, with protein MMCSSKSLLLAALMSVLLLHLCSKSEASSFDCCLRYTEKILHPSFLVGFTQQLANEACDINAVIFYTRRKLAVCADPKKKWVKQAVHMLSQRVKRM; from the exons AAGAGTTTGCTCCTGGCTGCTTTGATGTCAGTGCTGTTGCTCCACCTCTGCAGCAAGTCAGAAG caAGCAGCTTTGACTGCTGTCTCCGATATACAGAAAAAATACTTCACCCCAGTTTTCTTGTGGGCTTCACACAGCAGCTGGCCAATGAAGCCTGTGACATCAATGCAGTCAT cttttatacCAGGAGAAAACTGGCTGTGTGTGCAGATCCAAAGAAGAAGTGGGTGAAACAGGCTGTGCATATGCTCAG tcaaagagtCAAGAGGATGTAA
- the CCL20 gene encoding C-C motif chemokine 20 isoform X1 → MMCSSKSLLLAALMSVLLLHLCSKSEAASSFDCCLRYTEKILHPSFLVGFTQQLANEACDINAVIFYTRRKLAVCADPKKKWVKQAVHMLSQRVKRM, encoded by the exons AAGAGTTTGCTCCTGGCTGCTTTGATGTCAGTGCTGTTGCTCCACCTCTGCAGCAAGTCAGAAG cagcaAGCAGCTTTGACTGCTGTCTCCGATATACAGAAAAAATACTTCACCCCAGTTTTCTTGTGGGCTTCACACAGCAGCTGGCCAATGAAGCCTGTGACATCAATGCAGTCAT cttttatacCAGGAGAAAACTGGCTGTGTGTGCAGATCCAAAGAAGAAGTGGGTGAAACAGGCTGTGCATATGCTCAG tcaaagagtCAAGAGGATGTAA